A genome region from Salvia splendens isolate huo1 chromosome 19, SspV2, whole genome shotgun sequence includes the following:
- the LOC121780191 gene encoding golgin candidate 5-like isoform X2: MAWFSGKVSLGNLDFTGAVNKLSESVKNIEKNFDSALGLEEKSDADAAAAAAAAPSDSEASGLWPLATDRKALFEPIIGLMGQRGDEDTVESSDMSEALDPTSSIKEKQVEDDNSVNQVSEVITGGEEVKEELRNAEVETGPEEEIKDTSGEAKENTGSDHSEDEVVSPPILDDASEQKSEEEHTESTSNLQEEERLEVLPTSSETLQPGSTDNLQEEKGSEDISSTLSESLQPESVSPGDTVGASASLSINDATSLSKSIDDENAKRQDVEDVFPAQTLDGSPQSPDENRETHVTDVPVSTIEAEDRSNDNLPGLQYNEVEASKAASDLVTPLNDAISDSVELKQAMEKDTDVKERMSSASNSSNIADSVAEHDKVMKEMKMMEAALHGAARQAQAKADEIARLMNENEQLKTVIDELKRKTNEAEIESLREEYHQRVAVLERKVYALTRERDTLRREQNKKSDAAALLKEKDEIINQVMAEGEQLSKKQAAQEGHIRKLRAQIRELEEEKKGFLTKIQVEENTVESLKRDKAETENLLQETVEKHQAELAAQKDYYTNALTAAKEAVTLAEARANTEARAELESRLREAEERESMLVQTLEGLRQTLTRTEQQAVFREDMLRKDIEDLQKRYQASERRCEELITQVPDSTRPLLRQIEAMQETAARRAEAWAAVERSLNSRLQEAEANAAAAEEKERSISERLTQTLSRINVLEAQISCLRAEQTQLTRSLEKERHKAAEHRQEYLALKEEADTNESRVNQLEEELKELRRKHKEELHDALMHQELLQQELDREKAARLDQERATRVQSSTVPDQVPIARQKSTAFDSGNLTRKISSASSLSSVEESFFLQTTLGSSETFSENRSVGDGAVSPYYMKSVTSNTFEAALRQKEGELASYASRLASLESIRDSLAEELVKLTAECEKLRTEAATLPGIRAELEALRRRHSAALELMGERDEELEELRADIVDLKEMYREQVNMLVNKIHILSSSMAAP; encoded by the exons ATGGCGTGGTTCAGTGGGAAAGTTTCGTTGGGGAACTTAGATTTTACCGGGGCGGTGAATAAGCTGAGTGAAAGTGTGAAGAACATCGAGAAGAACTTCGATAGTGCGCTTGGACTCGAGGAGAAATCGGATGCTGATGCTGCGGCTGCAGCTGCAGCTGCTCCTAGTGACAGTGAGG CATCAGGACTATGGCCTTTAGCTACTGACAGGAAGGCGTTATTCGAACCTATTATTGGGTTGATGGGTCAGAGAGGTGACGAAGATACTGTCGAGTCATCAGACATGTCCGAAGCTTTAGATCCTACATCCTCTATCAAGGAAAAACAAGTTGAGGATGACAACTCAGTTAATCAAGTGAGTGAAGTAATTACTGGAGGAGAAGAAGTAAAGGAAGAATTGAGAAATGCAGAAGTGGAAACAGGACCTGAAGAGGAAATAAAGGATACCAGTGGTGAGGCAAAAGAGAATACTGGTTCTGACCACAGTGAAGATGAAGTGGTTTCACCTCCAATTCTTGATGATGCTTCTGAACAAAAATCTGAAGAGGAGCATACAGAATCTACAAGCAACCTTCAAGAGGAGGAGAGGTTAGAAGTACTTCCTACGTCGTCAGAGACTCTGCAACCTGGATCCACTGACAATCTTCAGGAGGAGAAGGGGTCAGAGGACATATCTTCTACATTGTCGGAGTCACTACAACCAGAATCTGTAAGTCCTGGAGATACTGTAGGAGCTAGTGCTTCTCTTTCTATTAATGATGCTACTAGTTTGTCTAAGAGCATAGATGATGAAAATGCCAAACGACAAGATGTTGAAGATGTTTTTCCAGCCCAAACACTTGATGGTTCTCCTCAAAGCCCAGATGAAAACAGAGAAACACATGTCACAGATGTTCCTGTTAGCACCATAGAAGCAGAAGATAGATCTAATGACAATCTTCCTGGTTTACAATATAATGAGGTGGAGGCTTCAAAAGCAGCCTCAGATTTGGTCACACCTCTCAATGATGCAATCTCTGATTCAGTTGAGCTAAAGCAGGCCATGGAAAAAGATACTGATGTAAAGGAGCGGATGAGTTCTGCAAGCAACTCATCTAATATTGCAGATTCTGTGGCTGAACACGATAAAGTGATGAAGGAAATGAAAATGATGGAAGCTGCATTGCATGGAGCTGCTAGACAAGCTCAG GCCAAGGCTGATGAAATTGCAAGGTTGATGAATGAAAACGAGCAGCTTAAAACTGTAATTGATGAATTGAAG AGAAAAacaaatgaagctgaaattgaATCTCTACGAGAGGAGTATCATCAAAGGGTGGCAGTACTtgagagaaag GTTTATGCTCTCACTAGGGAAAGGGATACACTGCGCAGAgaacaaaataagaaaagtGATGCTGCAGCTCTTCTGAAAGAAAAGGATGAAATAATCAACCAAGTGATGGCCGAAG GTGAACAGCTCTCAAAAAAGCAAGCTGCTCAGGAAGGTCATATCAGAAAGTTGAGGGCACAG ATCAGAGAGCTTGAGGAAGAGAAGAAAGGATTCCTTACGAAGATACAG GTTGAAGAGAATACAGTAGAGAGCTTGAAAAGAGACAAGGCAGAAACTGAAAATTTGCTTCAAGAAACTGTAGAAAAGCATCAAGCTGAACTTGCAGCTCAAAAAGATTACTACACTAATGCTCTTACTGCAGCAAAAGAAGCTGTAACATTAGCAGAGGCACGTGCAAATACTGAAGCGAGAGCTGAACTAGAAAGTCGTCTAAGAGAGGCTGAGGAGCGTGAAAGTATGTTAGTTCAAACTCTTGAAGGATTAAGGCAAACACTGACCAGAACGGAGCAGCAG GCAGTATTTAGAGAAGATATGCTTCGTAAGGATATTGAAGATCTTCAAAAGCGATATCAA GCTAGTGAGCGTAGGTGCGAGGAGTTAATAACTCAAGTTCCCGACTCTACCAGACCTCTTTTAAGGCAGATTGAAGCAATGCAG GAAACAGCCGCCAGAAGGGCTGAAGCATGGGCTGCTGTAGAGAGATCTCTAAACTCACGACTTCAG GAAGCAGAGGCAAATGCTGCTGCTGCAGAGGAAAAGGAGCGTTCTATCAGTGAACGTTTAACTCAAACTTTGTCTCGAATAAATGTACTTGAAGCTCAG ATATCATGCCTTAGAGCTGAGCAGACTCAGCTGACAAGATCTCTTGAAAAGGAGAGACATAAAGCAGCTGAACATAGGCAGGAATATCTTGCTTTGAAGGAGGAAGCTGACACCAATGAAAGTCGTGTGAATCAGCTCGAAGAAGAACTGAAAGAACTGAGGAGAAAACATAAGGAGGAGTTGCATGATGCACTGATGCATCAAGAGCTTCTTCAACAG GAGCTGGACCGGGAAAAGGCTGCCCGTTTGGATCAGGAAAGGGCTACCCGAGTTCAGTCTTCTACTGTACCTGATCAAGTTCCCATAGCTAGGCAGAAGTCAACTGCATTTGATAGTG GTAACTTGACTCGTAAGATTTCGAGTGCAAGCAGCTTGAGCAGTGTGGAAGAAAGTTTTTTCTTGCAGACAACTTTGGGCTCATCAGAAACCTTTTCTGAAAATAGAAGTGTTGGGGATGGTGCGGTGAGTCCATATTATATGAAGAGTGTGACATCTAACACATTTGAAGCTGCCCTTCGTCAAAAGGAGGGAGAACTTGCATCTTATGCTTCAAGATTG GCTTCTTTGGAATCCATTCGTGACTCGCTTGCAGAAGAATTAGTCAAACTGACAGCAGAG TGTGAAAAGTTACGGACAGAAGCTGCTACACTACCAGGAATACGAGCAGAATTAGAAGCACTTAGAAGGAGACACTCAGCTGCACTGGAGTTGATGGGAGAACGTGATGAAGAG TTGGAAGAACTCCGCGCCGATATTGTTGATCTAAAGGAGATGTACAGGGAGCAAGTAAACATGCTAGTGAATAAG ATTCACATACTAAGTTCATCAATGGCTGCTCCATGA